One Pantoea sp. CCBC3-3-1 DNA window includes the following coding sequences:
- a CDS encoding Ref family recombination enhancement nuclease — MKQYTEEQIARQRQKKREAAQRAQDKQRTKLASPEYREQIREKSACAAQRQRDRINSPEYRAEQAEKARLKRKALSARPVAVNPRLNPIRSRGSKGRTPTAAERTVMDALGKLPCIACLMHGKHTYEISLHHIDGRTKPGAHLLVLPLCVWHHQYAAPAEVRAEFPWLIPVHAAGNVGGQRAFEALNATENELLSAAYAMARIDQTNSTNMEFI, encoded by the coding sequence ATGAAACAATACACAGAAGAGCAGATCGCGCGTCAGCGCCAGAAAAAACGAGAAGCCGCCCAGCGCGCCCAGGATAAGCAGCGCACTAAGCTGGCCAGCCCTGAATACCGTGAGCAAATTCGCGAGAAATCGGCTTGCGCAGCGCAGCGCCAGCGCGATCGAATTAACAGCCCGGAATACCGCGCTGAGCAAGCTGAGAAGGCCCGCCTTAAGCGTAAAGCATTGTCAGCCCGCCCGGTGGCAGTAAATCCAAGATTAAACCCGATCCGCTCGCGTGGCAGCAAAGGCCGTACGCCTACCGCGGCTGAGCGTACAGTGATGGATGCCTTGGGAAAGTTGCCATGCATTGCCTGCCTGATGCATGGAAAGCACACCTATGAGATTTCACTGCATCACATTGACGGCCGGACAAAACCCGGTGCCCATCTGCTGGTACTTCCCCTTTGCGTCTGGCATCACCAGTACGCTGCACCGGCGGAAGTGCGGGCAGAGTTCCCTTGGCTCATTCCGGTACACGCTGCGGGCAATGTGGGTGGGCAGCGGGCATTTGAGGCATTGAACGCTACCGAGAACGAATTACTCTCAGCAGCCTATGCAATGGCGAGAATTGATCAAACAAATAGTACTAACATGGAGTTTATTTAA
- a CDS encoding tyrosine-type recombinase/integrase — protein sequence MTKKQESTALALPDNIDDRVAENLRRLFEDQAAFSHNTWQQMLSVIRAWARWCEANGRSWFPAAPADVREYLFHMKENLGRAVNTVSQHQAMINKIHKHAGLPRPSDDIAVELGMKRIRRTAVLQGERVSQALPLKVDDLFKLANIWEESESLKHRRNLAFIGVSYNSLLRLAEVARLRVRDFRFMPDGSATFDVGYTKTITDQNGVVKKLSADVTSWLRAWLRLSGLESVPEAYVFCKVDRYNHAIRSKGPMDAKHIETLFRDAWISLYGKPDTTATRYRTWTAHSARVGAAQDMAERGKSLPQIMHEGTWKRPEQVINYIRNIEAEKSIMLDIIKGGKKE from the coding sequence ATGACAAAGAAACAGGAAAGCACAGCGCTCGCGCTTCCCGATAATATCGATGACCGGGTAGCTGAAAATTTGCGCAGGCTTTTTGAGGATCAGGCTGCATTCTCACATAATACCTGGCAACAGATGCTATCAGTAATCCGCGCTTGGGCTCGCTGGTGCGAGGCTAATGGGCGTTCTTGGTTCCCTGCGGCGCCGGCAGACGTGCGCGAGTATTTGTTTCACATGAAAGAAAATCTTGGCCGGGCCGTAAATACAGTAAGCCAGCACCAGGCGATGATTAACAAGATCCACAAACATGCTGGCCTACCGCGTCCTTCTGATGACATAGCCGTTGAACTGGGAATGAAGCGCATACGCCGTACAGCAGTGCTCCAGGGTGAGCGTGTCAGCCAGGCGCTGCCGCTGAAAGTGGATGACTTGTTTAAGTTGGCCAACATCTGGGAAGAAAGCGAATCCCTGAAACACCGCCGTAACCTCGCGTTTATCGGTGTTTCCTACAATTCCCTGCTGCGTCTGGCTGAAGTTGCCCGACTGCGGGTGCGGGATTTCCGATTTATGCCGGACGGTTCAGCGACGTTTGATGTTGGATACACCAAGACCATCACGGATCAAAATGGTGTTGTTAAAAAGCTGTCAGCGGACGTGACCAGCTGGCTCAGAGCCTGGCTAAGGTTATCCGGTCTGGAGTCGGTACCAGAGGCTTACGTTTTCTGCAAAGTCGACAGGTATAACCATGCTATCCGCTCTAAAGGGCCGATGGATGCAAAGCATATTGAAACGCTTTTCCGTGACGCATGGATCTCGTTGTACGGAAAACCAGATACCACGGCCACCCGTTACCGGACTTGGACGGCACACAGCGCCCGTGTCGGGGCCGCTCAGGACATGGCTGAACGTGGCAAATCGCTACCCCAGATCATGCATGAGGGAACCTGGAAGCGGCCGGAGCAGGTAATCAACTATATCCGTAATATTGAAGCCGAAAAGTCCATCATGCTGGACATAATCAAAGGGGGGAAAAAGGAGTGA